One genomic region from Kamptonema formosum PCC 6407 encodes:
- a CDS encoding leucine-rich repeat domain-containing protein, giving the protein MARDEAYRKAEQCIEKAQQEGATKLDLGYMELTEVPEAIATLTQLQRLDLDCNQLTKVPEAIASLSQLQILNLSNNKLTEVPEAIASLSQLQTLNLIYNKLTEVPEAIATLTQLQKLYLSNNQLTQVPEAIASLSQLQTLNLNFNQLTEVPEAIASLSQLRRLNLSYNQLTEVPETIASLTQLEWLYLNNNQLRKVPEAIASLTQLQRLSLSDNELTAVPEAIASLSQLRSLNLSNNQLTELPEAIASLTQLQELYLVGNQLTELPEAIASLTQLQELYLVGNELTAVPEAIASLTQLQRLSLSDNELTAVPEAIASLTHLQGLDLSYNQLTQVPEAIASLSQLQELYLDDNPLNPDLAAAYEQGIEAVKEYLLDI; this is encoded by the coding sequence ATGGCACGGGATGAAGCATATCGAAAAGCTGAACAGTGCATTGAAAAAGCACAGCAAGAGGGAGCAACAAAACTCGATCTTGGCTATATGGAATTGACAGAAGTGCCAGAGGCGATCGCAACTCTTACTCAGTTGCAAAGGCTTGACCTTGATTGCAACCAATTGACAAAAGTGCCAGAGGCGATCGCTTCCCTCTCCCAGTTGCAAATACTTAACCTCAGCAACAACAAATTGACAGAAGTGCCAGAGGCGATCGCTTCCCTCTCCCAGTTGCAAACGCTTAACCTTATCTACAACAAATTGACAGAAGTGCCAGAGGCGATCGCAACTCTTACTCAGTTGCAAAAGCTTTACCTCAGCAACAACCAATTGACACAAGTGCCAGAGGCGATCGCTTCCCTTTCCCAGTTGCAAACGCTTAACCTCAACTTCAACCAATTGACAGAAGTGCCAGAGGCGATCGCTTCCCTCTCCCAGTTACGAAGGCTTAACCTCAGCTACAACCAATTGACAGAAGTGCCAGAGACGATCGCTTCCCTCACCCAGTTGGAATGGCTTTACCTCAACAACAACCAATTGAGGAAAGTGCCAGAGGCGATCGCTTCTCTCACCCAGTTGCAAAGGCTTTCCCTCAGCGACAACGAATTGACAGCAGTGCCAGAGGCGATCGCTTCTCTCTCCCAGTTGCGCTCACTTAACCTCAGCAACAACCAATTGACAGAACTACCAGAGGCGATCGCTTCCCTCACTCAGTTGCAAGAGCTTTACCTCGTCGGCAACCAATTGACAGAACTACCAGAGGCGATCGCTTCCCTCACTCAGTTGCAAGAGCTTTACCTCGTCGGCAACGAATTGACAGCAGTGCCAGAGGCGATCGCTTCTCTCACCCAGTTGCAAAGGCTTTCCCTCAGCGACAACGAATTGACAGCAGTGCCAGAGGCGATCGCTTCTCTCACTCATTTGCAAGGGCTTGACCTCAGCTACAACCAATTGACACAAGTGCCAGAGGCGATCGCTTCTCTCTCCCAGTTGCAAGAGCTTTACCTTGATGACAACCCTCTAAACCCTGACCTCGCTGCTGCCTACGAACAAGGCATTGAAGCCGTTAAGGAATACTTGCTAGATATCTAG
- a CDS encoding chromate transporter, with protein MTEEKEVHEQREVISYKALNSQQQQQRLTELVAVFLRLGTIAFGGPAAHIAMMDNEVVNRRQWMSREKLLDLLGITNLIPGPNSTELAIHIGYERAGWRGLLIAGSCFILPAMLIVWVIAVIYDRYQTVPQVEWLLYGIKPAIVAIVLQAVWNLGKKAAKDVPTTIAGVAAIAGYFAGINEILLLILISIIVMLVKNWQSRGRTVGAFLLPFSGFIAQVSNTTAAVTSVSWVSVFLFFLKIGCVLYGSGYVLLAFLQQDLVERHHWLTSQQLLDAVAIGQITPGPVFTTATFIGYLLAGNAGAIAGTVGIFLPAFVLVWVVNPWVPKLRQSPWASGFLDGMNAASLGLMVGVTYTLGRVALVDWLTIIVAILSAIAVFQFKINSAWLVLGGGAIGLTSYLLGFMG; from the coding sequence GTGACGGAAGAAAAAGAGGTTCACGAACAAAGAGAAGTGATTTCCTATAAGGCTTTGAATTCCCAACAACAACAGCAGCGATTAACGGAGCTGGTAGCGGTGTTTTTGCGACTAGGAACGATCGCTTTTGGCGGCCCTGCGGCTCACATCGCCATGATGGATAATGAGGTAGTAAATCGCCGTCAGTGGATGAGCCGCGAAAAACTCTTAGATTTGTTAGGAATTACGAATTTAATTCCCGGCCCCAATTCGACGGAATTAGCTATTCATATTGGTTACGAACGAGCCGGGTGGCGTGGTTTACTAATTGCAGGAAGCTGTTTTATTTTGCCTGCTATGCTCATTGTTTGGGTAATAGCAGTAATTTACGATCGCTACCAGACTGTTCCCCAAGTGGAATGGCTGCTTTACGGCATTAAACCTGCGATCGTGGCGATCGTACTTCAGGCTGTATGGAATCTGGGTAAAAAGGCAGCTAAAGACGTGCCGACAACGATTGCAGGGGTGGCTGCGATCGCAGGTTATTTTGCTGGAATCAATGAAATTTTGCTGCTAATTTTAATTAGTATTATTGTTATGCTAGTGAAAAATTGGCAATCCAGAGGACGCACAGTCGGAGCATTTTTATTGCCTTTCTCAGGATTTATAGCCCAGGTTAGCAATACAACAGCCGCAGTAACATCAGTCAGTTGGGTGAGCGTTTTTCTTTTCTTTCTTAAAATTGGATGCGTGCTTTATGGTAGCGGTTATGTATTGCTAGCATTTCTACAACAGGATTTAGTCGAGCGCCATCATTGGCTGACATCACAGCAACTTTTAGATGCCGTTGCCATCGGGCAAATTACACCTGGGCCTGTATTCACTACTGCCACATTCATTGGATATTTACTAGCTGGAAATGCAGGCGCGATCGCTGGTACTGTCGGCATTTTTTTACCAGCCTTTGTACTGGTATGGGTAGTTAATCCTTGGGTTCCTAAATTACGTCAATCTCCTTGGGCAAGTGGATTTCTAGATGGCATGAATGCAGCGTCTTTGGGGTTAATGGTAGGAGTCACTTATACTCTGGGACGAGTTGCATTGGTGGATTGGTTAACAATTATTGTAGCAATTTTGAGCGCGATCGCAGTGTTCCAATTTAAGATTAATTCAGCGTGGTTAGTGCTGGGAGGGGGGGCGATTGGATTGACTTCATACTTATTGGGATTTATGGGCTGA
- the dnaG gene encoding DNA primase encodes MQIPRLHPDTIEEVKQRADIVDVISTHVVLRKRGKDFVGLCPFHDEKSPSFTVSPSKQMFYCFGCGAGGNAFKFLMELGKRSFSDVVLELARQHQVPVQTLEPEQRQELQRQISLREQLYEILALASSFYEHALRQSQGQKALEYLQVERKLSEETIQQFQLGYAPSGWEALYSYLVEQKHYPLQLVEQAGLIIPRKSGGNGYYDRFRDRLMIPICDLQGRVIGFGGRTLTDEQPKYLNSPETELFDKGKTLYALDKAKTAISKQDRAVVVEGYFDAIALHAAGIANAVASLGTALSLDQVRQLLRYTESKQIVLNFDADKAGTQAAERAIGEIEKLACRGEVQLRILNIPDGKDADEYLKSYSADKYSELLLNAPLWLDWQIQNLLLNCDLKQADQYGKVTQEMVKLLTKITDDNQLAHYNYECAQILSKGDSTRVKFLAETLLNQVVSYWAKLLNQDESLALPPLIRNKLKGSRQVRSRRAGSENKSSIEALSQARERSVLEQPEAFLLRIYIHSPEHRQAVIEAIEARDLQFSLSHHRFLWLQLLNLKMLDKTSLQADASVLISKLQNNYLEFPTQLQQISHLFHLDELSEKHILRPPLAIRAAIAYIEQITTQKRRVAALNMWEKTDAIAQREQADRYYQQFWVEQEWIKELERLRRVNFYDLVSVPWIV; translated from the coding sequence ATGCAAATTCCCCGCCTGCATCCTGATACAATTGAGGAAGTTAAACAAAGAGCTGACATAGTAGATGTCATTTCCACTCACGTTGTACTACGAAAAAGAGGCAAAGATTTCGTAGGTTTATGTCCATTTCACGATGAAAAGTCCCCTAGTTTTACTGTCAGCCCCAGCAAGCAAATGTTTTATTGTTTTGGGTGCGGTGCAGGGGGAAATGCGTTTAAATTCTTAATGGAATTAGGCAAGCGTTCTTTCAGCGATGTAGTGCTAGAATTAGCCAGACAACATCAGGTTCCTGTACAAACTTTGGAACCCGAACAGCGGCAAGAATTACAACGTCAAATTTCTTTACGAGAGCAGTTATATGAAATTTTGGCTTTAGCTTCTAGTTTTTACGAACACGCTTTGCGACAGTCGCAAGGACAAAAAGCGTTAGAATATCTACAAGTTGAGCGCAAGTTAAGCGAAGAAACTATCCAACAATTTCAGTTAGGATATGCGCCCTCTGGTTGGGAAGCTCTTTATAGCTATTTGGTGGAGCAGAAACATTATCCCTTGCAATTGGTAGAGCAAGCTGGATTAATTATACCACGAAAATCTGGAGGGAATGGTTATTATGATAGATTTCGCGATCGCCTGATGATTCCCATCTGCGATTTGCAAGGGCGAGTGATAGGTTTTGGGGGTAGAACTCTGACTGACGAACAGCCGAAATATCTTAACTCTCCCGAAACCGAATTGTTCGATAAAGGGAAAACTTTATATGCTTTGGATAAAGCTAAAACTGCTATTAGCAAACAAGATCGAGCCGTAGTAGTAGAGGGATATTTCGATGCTATTGCCCTCCACGCCGCCGGAATTGCTAATGCTGTCGCCTCCCTGGGTACAGCATTAAGCTTAGATCAAGTGCGGCAACTTTTGCGGTATACTGAATCTAAGCAAATTGTGCTTAACTTCGATGCAGATAAAGCAGGTACTCAGGCGGCGGAACGGGCAATTGGAGAAATAGAAAAACTTGCTTGTCGCGGAGAAGTACAACTGCGGATTTTGAATATTCCCGATGGCAAAGATGCAGATGAATACCTAAAAAGTTATTCGGCTGACAAGTATAGCGAATTGTTACTAAATGCACCTTTGTGGCTGGATTGGCAGATTCAAAATCTCCTGCTTAACTGCGATTTAAAGCAGGCCGACCAGTATGGCAAAGTTACTCAAGAAATGGTAAAGTTATTAACTAAAATTACCGATGATAATCAACTAGCTCATTATAATTACGAATGCGCTCAAATTCTCAGTAAAGGAGATTCAACAAGAGTAAAATTCTTGGCAGAAACTCTGCTAAATCAGGTGGTAAGTTATTGGGCAAAATTACTCAATCAGGATGAATCTTTAGCATTACCACCATTAATTAGAAATAAGCTCAAGGGAAGCAGGCAAGTTAGGTCGCGCCGCGCTGGAAGTGAGAATAAATCATCAATAGAAGCTTTGTCTCAGGCACGAGAGCGTAGCGTTTTAGAACAACCAGAGGCTTTTTTGTTGCGTATTTATATCCACTCTCCCGAACATCGTCAAGCTGTAATAGAAGCTATAGAAGCACGAGATTTACAATTTAGTCTGTCTCATCATCGATTTTTGTGGCTCCAACTTTTGAATTTAAAAATGTTGGATAAAACCTCTTTACAGGCAGACGCATCTGTGTTAATATCAAAATTACAAAATAATTATTTAGAATTCCCCACGCAACTACAGCAAATTTCTCACCTGTTTCATTTAGATGAACTTTCAGAGAAACACATTCTCCGACCTCCATTAGCTATTCGAGCTGCGATCGCTTATATTGAGCAAATTACTACTCAAAAGCGCCGCGTTGCGGCTTTGAATATGTGGGAAAAGACAGATGCAATTGCCCAGCGCGAACAGGCCGATAGATATTATCAACAATTTTGGGTAGAACAAGAATGGATTAAAGAATTAGAGCGGCTGCGCCGAGTTAATTTTTATGATTTAGTATCAGTTCCCTGGATAGTATAG